In Daucus carota subsp. sativus chromosome 4, DH1 v3.0, whole genome shotgun sequence, one DNA window encodes the following:
- the LOC135152365 gene encoding uncharacterized protein LOC135152365, producing the protein MKTVLLFLICFGENVQIEPKTICQKSEQKPCRMLAMNFQVKGICTCISITHGGVALIFGLRCVLSGQSLSLCTKVVLPQEIDVEVLRRPKESQSQGTINWLDVYVATREGIPAAQEVAKNYRTLVAERYPEGTQPPHIDQELWERASIVKKNYVKGQGQRRRPSIFGSTCSTQSSQSQSHPLVHTPADCVRAICQDRALLRVLGGHLGLMDPDELARAVAEAAASQQSDGQQGDHDDQDADDYDEDADIGGS; encoded by the exons ATGAAGACGGTGCTGCTATTTCTGATCTGTTTTGGAGAAAATGTGCAGATCGAACCAAAGACAATCTGTCAAAAGAGCGAGCAAAAGCCCTGCAGAATGCTAGCAATGAATTTCCAGGTCAAGGGGATTTGCACATGCATAAGTATAACCCATGGTGGTGTAGCGCTGATATTTGGGCTCAGATGTGTGCTCAGTGGACAGAGCCTGAGTTTGTGCACAAAAGTAGTACTGCCTCAGGAAATAGATGTGGAGGTGCTGAGAAGGCCAAAG GAGTCTCAATCTCAGGGTACTATCAACTGGTTGGATGTGTACGTGGCTACTCGTGAAGGCATACCAGCTGCTCAGGAAGTAGCG AAAAATTATCGCACTTTAGTTGCTGAGCGCTATCCTGAGGGCACTCAGCCCCCGCATATTGATCAGGAGCTTTGGGAGAGGGCCTCTATTGTGAAGAAGAACTATGTCAAGGGTCAGGGACAACGAAGACGCCCATCTATCTTTGGCTCAACCTGTAGCACACAGTCTTCACAGTCACAGAGTCATCCACTTGTTCATACTCCTGCTGACTGTGTTCGAGCTATATGTCAGGATCGAGCGCTTCTTCGTGTATTAGGAGGACATCTTGGGCTTATGGATCCTGATGAGTTAGCTCGTGCTGTGGCTGAGGCTGCAGCATCGCAGCAAAGTGATGGTCAACag GGTGATCATGATGATCAGGATGCTGATGATTATGATGAGGATGCTGATATTGGAGGATCTTAG